TTGTCCTTAACACTTGGTTTGAAAACTTGCCTTTCCTTCCAAAACGGCATTCAAGAACTTCTTCGATTTTTTCAATCGCTTCTGGATCTCTTCAATTTCTTTGATTTTTTGTTCAATCATTGCCGTCTTAGCCTCGTATGATAAGTTAAGTTCTTGATCTACCAACAAACTTAATTCTTCTATAGAAAAGTCTACGGATAAAAGTGCCTTCACATCATCTAGAAACTCCACAATCTCTTCAGAATAAACACGGTAATTATTTGCATCTCTTTTAACATAGCTGTCCGGAATCAGATTCTTACGTTCATAGAATCTTAATGTTGATATGGGCAGACCCGTTAATTTTGAAACATCGTTTATTTTCATAATAGGACCTCTTTTATTTCTTGCTATGAACCTAGGTTCATAGTTCATAATACGAAATATGATAACGAATGACATCTACAAAGTCAAAAAATCTATGTTATCAAAAGGAGAGGTTCTATGTTTAACCATATTCAAAACAACGATTTCGCCAATATCGTTATGGGCCGACGTTCTGTCCGTAATTATGATGAGAGCATTAAAATATCGAAAGAAGAGATAAGCGATATGATTTCGGAAGCCAGTTTGGCTCCATCCTCTGCAAATATGCAGCCTTGGCGTGTAATTGTGGTCGATACTCCAGAAGGAAAAGAAAAGCTACGACCTCTTGTGAGGTTCAATACGTTACAGAATGATACTTCATCAGCCATGTTATTAATTTTTGGTGATACCCAAAGCTATTTATATACTGAAGAAATTTACAATACAGCTGTGGAACAAGGAAAAATGCCAGCTGAAGTACGTGATCGTCAACTCGAAACCATTCTATCCTACTTTCCGACTCTATCCAAAGAAATGAAAGTTGAAATTGCAAAAGTCGATAGCAGCCTCTTTGCCATGCAGTTCATGTTAGTAGCTCGTGCACATGGGTATGATACGAATCCAATGGCAGGCTTTGAAGCTGATCAGTTAGCAAAAGCATTCGATTTAGATGAAGAACGCTATGCTCCAGTCATGATCATCTCTTTAGGAAAAGCCAAAGAAAACGGGCATGAGTCCGTTCGATTAAGCTCTGACAAGATTACATTTTGGAGGTAACCATTATCCGTAATCGATTCACCATCAATCAATAAGAAAAAAGCAGCCGATCATTGTGATCGGCTGCTTTGGCTTCACATAACTAATATTTCATTCCATGAATTATATTTTATTTGTATAAATAACTTTGTCCACATCGTGTCTAACGGTTTTATGACCTTGTTTAATTCCTTTCCCAATGGCTATAAGCATCACATCTTCATACCTGTCAGAAATCTGTAAGGCCGACTTTAATTGTTTGGAATCATACCCGGACATGGTAATCGTATGAAGACCCGCCTCGTTCGCCAGTAAGACTAACGACATGGACGCCAGGCTTGCGTCTCTTACTAATTCGAGCTTTAAATCTTCTTTTGATTTATTTAAATAATATTGGATAGCCGCGTTGGCTAAATAGTCTCTTAATGATGCGTCAAAATAACCCTTTTGGAATCCATCTTCATGGATATCTATAATGTTTTCTTTTTCAAATGCTTGATAATCGCCCAGTACAACGATTAGTACGGATGCTTCTACTACCTGTTGCTGATGAAAGGCAATGGGAAGTAACAAGTTTTTTAACTTCGGGTCGTCTATAACCAGGTACCGTGTCGCTTGAATATTGTTTCCGTTGGGCGATTGGCTGGCTCCTTCAATCAAAGCAGCCAACGTTTCCGATTCCACTGTATAATGGGGATCATAATGTCTGACAGAACGTCTTTGTTCCAATATCTCTCTCACACTCATTGTGCTCACTCACTCCAAAAGTTTTATTTGCTTCACATTCCGATTATAATGGACCGTACAGTGGCAGAAAATAACGCACAATAAAGTGGGTTAGCCACCTTTATGTGCCTATTTAGGGGGAATCCATCATGAACGGTCTCAATACGGGAATCAATATTTTTATGAATACGGTAGGAGGAAAGTGGAAATGTTTAATCCTCTTTTTTCTGAGTCAAAAACCAAGGAGAACCAAGGATTTCTATCTGCTCATGCCAACCATAACGCAGAAAGTTTTAACCGAGCAATTAAAGCAGCTGGAACGAGATGAGCTTGTCCGAAGAGAAGTATTTAAAGAAGTGCCGCCTAAGGTAGAATACAGTTTAACTGAGCTGGGCCAATCCTTCGTGCCCGTATTAAATACAATGTGTGAATGGGGCAACACCTATGCAACCGTACAAAACCTCGAAACAGAAGAACAAATCTGCTGCCAGCATAAATAGGCGGTCGTGCATATAAAGAGGCGTCGAAAAAAACGAGCAGACGAATGATCGTCTGCTCGTTTTCTATATTAAACTCCTTCATCCGTCTCATTCTCCGGCGTCTGCTCGGGCTCTTCCGAAAGCGCGCTTTCGTCGGACAGCTCATACGAGACGCCATCCACAACAACCTTTTCGACTAGGGACACGTCAAGCGGCTTATCCAGCTTCACGGTAACCTGACTTGAGTAAGTCTGGTTTTCCTGAGCGTCACCAACGCTTTCCGATGACTCCACAGCTTCACCTTCAGCAGGATCAGACGAGTCTTCCCCTTCTGCTATCCCAGTATTCGGGTCCGTTTGATTATCCGTTGATTCAATCTCTGTTCCTGATGGATCGGCTTTTGCTTCGCCTGTAGTTTCATCCGCGCATACCCGCGTTAATTCAGGGCTGGCAGCTTCAAACAACATGCTTGCATCCTTGCCTACAATCTGTAGCTCGTCCACATTGAAATCCCGGCAAGCTGCCGGCTGTTTAAAATGGAAACTCAGCTCGGTCTTGCCCTCCTGCTCGCCTTCCTCCACTACCGTCGCCGTCAGTAATGGCTTTTCAGGGACGGTATCGGAAGAAGCCGGAGGTGCGGTAACTGGAGGGGTAGTGACCGGATTCGGATCGGCACTGCCATCCGCAGGTCCCTTGCCGTTTTGAATCATCATGAAGACAGCGCCAGCAATAACGATCACCGCAAGCAAAGACGACGTGATTTTTACGAACCGCGAATGCTGTCGAATCCATCGCACCAACGGCGAAGCTAATTCAGCCCTAACCTTCGTATACACCGGTTTAAGGATTGGAGCGGGAGAATTGAAATACGTTTTCGCATATTCCTTATTCTTGAAGGCTTCACGATCATAGGTTTTGAAATAATCGACGATGGCGGTGGCATAAGCCGGAACAAGTCCCCGCGGTCTAACGAATACAGGTTGCTCGGCAGACCACATAATATACTGGTATACCACTTCTGCACTGTTGCCGTATCTGTGCAAATAATCAAGCAGGCCCCGATAGTCTACGGCACTGGAACGAATCTCCGTGCAAAAGGCTAGGGTAATGCTATCAAATCGGGATGGCACCACATGGTTCTGCAGCCATTTCCGCATGATTTGCTGGGTTCGTTCCCGCTCCTCGGCTGACAGATCCTCCAGCACCTCCACTCTTGCTTCTTCTCGGCTGGACCATTGGTGAAGGGCCAGCATGACCGCGGCTTTGGACCGAATCCGGGAATCAAACCGCTCTACCCAGCCCTTGAACTCCTTCGGCATTTGCAGAAAGCCGATATCCAGCAGCTGTTTCTGGCTTAATTGCTCGGGCTCCACCTCACGCAAGAGAAAAAGGTTTGCCGCATATATCAACCGGTCTGCAAATGATGTTCCGCCTTGGTAACGACCGATTCCCTTCTGAGGATGGTGCTCCAGCGAATCCAATTGGTCCAGTACGGCGTTGACCGCTCTCACCGGATCCGAATCCTGCTTAAGCTTATCGACAAGCTGGGCTTCGGCTAACCTGATGTAATTCTCCTGTTCCAGCAGGAGTGGGTGGTTCCGAACCCACAAGCCGATCAGGTCTACCAAGTCTGTAGGCGACGCCGCTTGCTGCATGCGTTTTTTCATGTACGGATCAAACATCAACGCCGGCAGTCCCGGACTGGTCAGCACCCTGGCGTAGAAGGCTCGGCTTAAGGCCGGGCTGCCCTCCAGCAGGTCGTAAATCGCCTCGGTCACATCCTGACGCCGCTTCGATAAGGCGTTATTTAATGAGCGGATAAAATATTCCACAATCAGATCATGATGCTGCCGGGGATTGATGCCGTGATAATCCCTAACAAAACCGGCAATGGCTGCATCCGGAACATGTCCGCCTTTGACAAGTTCGAATTCCTGGGCAAACAGGGTGTGGAACAGCTGATCCAGCCGTCCCTTAGAAGCAAGGGCACCTGCCGGCTTCAAATAAAGCAGCATTGCACGCAGAACGGCATGTTTATGCTCATGGTACAAGCCCTCTTGGCCTTCTTCAATCTGGAACAGCACACATAAATCATCGTAGCTGTCCAGCAAGATCCCCAGACCCGGCTCCATATCGGCAAGCATCTGCTCGGCGAAGGCAAAAAAGCGCTCGGAGCGATCCGGGTCCAATAGCGTTTCCCATGCAAAATCAAGATAAGGCTGCTCGGACCATTTCAGATCGGCATTGATAACCCTGCCGGCAGCGAGCTCAAACAAATAATCCTTCTCGATGCTGCGGTCGCTTAGACGCAGGCTGCCCTTCTCCACGAACATAAGGTGAAGTCCCTTCTTGCTCTGCGGCTCCTTGGCATAGGTTACGAATCCAAGCACCTGGCGCAGCGCATAGGGCAATCGGCCAAACAACACAAAGAGCAGCTGCTCCGCCTTCGCGGACAACTGTTCCACCGGCACATCCAGAACGATATATACTTTTTTCTTCCCGGCAGCCGCGGATATGCATGCATAGAGCAGCTGCTTGAATACCTTCTCGTCGATCCCAAGCTCCTGCAATAAGGCTGGCGCCCTCTTATAGGAAATGGCGGCTTGAGAATCGGCCTGAACCGGAATGGCAGGAAGCTGCGGCAGATCAACGCCTTCTTCAATATCGTAGTGATCGGCAAAGGAAGCCTGCAGCCAGGACTGGTAAGCCGAATGCTCATCTTCAAGGAAACCGTCGGGAATGACATAGTGATGCGTAAAAAAGGCACTGCGAAGTCCCGTAAAATCCGCAGGCTGAAACACGCTTCGCCCCAGCACCGTTTCTCCGGTTTCCGTATGGAACAGATGAAGGGCGGCCGGATAAGCCGCCGCTTCCCTCTCGCTTCGTGCCGTCAGCTCGGCAGGAGCCTCGTATTGGCAAAAGGGATGCAGCACCTTTTTGATAAAGGAGGCCTCCAAGCCGGACGAACGGGCCACCGTATCAAAGCCTTCAGCTGAACGGAATATGCCCCGCCGCTCCCGCGTGTACATTTGCTGCTGTATGGTTCGGGATGGGAAATCCGGCACTAGTCTTCCCTCCCCTGAATATACTTCAGCTTGTACAGAAGCCAGATGAACGGTTCATCCACCCGAATCGGGCTAACGACGCTTTGCAGCTTCTGGTCGACAGGGTTGCTGCCGAGAGCCGACACGGCAAAGTATGCAGTATTCGAAAAGTATACATCCATCGTTCCCTTGAACGGACGGTCAACCTTCTCGATAAAACGGCGGATCTCGCCGTCAATATTTTCAAACTCGGTCAAATTCAAAAACTTGCGGTGTACCACATTGTTAAAAATGTTGCTGTTCAGCTTCACATATTCGCCATCCTCATCTTTAAGGGCATGAAGCATATCGCTCTTGGTCAAGACAACCGCTGTCGGAATATCCGTCTTGCCCTTGTCCTCATAAGCGATGAAATCGCCGAACATCGTCAGTACGACGTCACGCGGCTCATCATACTGGGATACCCATTCACCGGGCTGGTCACCGAATTTCAGACGGATTTTCTCTCGAATGGAGCGGATTTGGAGCGGATCCACCATAAACAGAATACCCGCGG
This Paenibacillus sp. JZ16 DNA region includes the following protein-coding sequences:
- a CDS encoding MerR family transcriptional regulator; the encoded protein is MNYEPRFIARNKRGPIMKINDVSKLTGLPISTLRFYERKNLIPDSYVKRDANNYRVYSEEIVEFLDDVKALLSVDFSIEELSLLVDQELNLSYEAKTAMIEQKIKEIEEIQKRLKKSKKFLNAVLEGKASFQTKC
- a CDS encoding nitroreductase family protein yields the protein MFNHIQNNDFANIVMGRRSVRNYDESIKISKEEISDMISEASLAPSSANMQPWRVIVVDTPEGKEKLRPLVRFNTLQNDTSSAMLLIFGDTQSYLYTEEIYNTAVEQGKMPAEVRDRQLETILSYFPTLSKEMKVEIAKVDSSLFAMQFMLVARAHGYDTNPMAGFEADQLAKAFDLDEERYAPVMIISLGKAKENGHESVRLSSDKITFWR
- a CDS encoding GAP1-N2 domain-containing protein, which encodes MPDFPSRTIQQQMYTRERRGIFRSAEGFDTVARSSGLEASFIKKVLHPFCQYEAPAELTARSEREAAAYPAALHLFHTETGETVLGRSVFQPADFTGLRSAFFTHHYVIPDGFLEDEHSAYQSWLQASFADHYDIEEGVDLPQLPAIPVQADSQAAISYKRAPALLQELGIDEKVFKQLLYACISAAAGKKKVYIVLDVPVEQLSAKAEQLLFVLFGRLPYALRQVLGFVTYAKEPQSKKGLHLMFVEKGSLRLSDRSIEKDYLFELAAGRVINADLKWSEQPYLDFAWETLLDPDRSERFFAFAEQMLADMEPGLGILLDSYDDLCVLFQIEEGQEGLYHEHKHAVLRAMLLYLKPAGALASKGRLDQLFHTLFAQEFELVKGGHVPDAAIAGFVRDYHGINPRQHHDLIVEYFIRSLNNALSKRRQDVTEAIYDLLEGSPALSRAFYARVLTSPGLPALMFDPYMKKRMQQAASPTDLVDLIGLWVRNHPLLLEQENYIRLAEAQLVDKLKQDSDPVRAVNAVLDQLDSLEHHPQKGIGRYQGGTSFADRLIYAANLFLLREVEPEQLSQKQLLDIGFLQMPKEFKGWVERFDSRIRSKAAVMLALHQWSSREEARVEVLEDLSAEERERTQQIMRKWLQNHVVPSRFDSITLAFCTEIRSSAVDYRGLLDYLHRYGNSAEVVYQYIMWSAEQPVFVRPRGLVPAYATAIVDYFKTYDREAFKNKEYAKTYFNSPAPILKPVYTKVRAELASPLVRWIRQHSRFVKITSSLLAVIVIAGAVFMMIQNGKGPADGSADPNPVTTPPVTAPPASSDTVPEKPLLTATVVEEGEQEGKTELSFHFKQPAACRDFNVDELQIVGKDASMLFEAASPELTRVCADETTGEAKADPSGTEIESTDNQTDPNTGIAEGEDSSDPAEGEAVESSESVGDAQENQTYSSQVTVKLDKPLDVSLVEKVVVDGVSYELSDESALSEEPEQTPENETDEGV
- a CDS encoding nitroreductase family protein; translation: MEQRRSVRHYDPHYTVESETLAALIEGASQSPNGNNIQATRYLVIDDPKLKNLLLPIAFHQQQVVEASVLIVVLGDYQAFEKENIIDIHEDGFQKGYFDASLRDYLANAAIQYYLNKSKEDLKLELVRDASLASMSLVLLANEAGLHTITMSGYDSKQLKSALQISDRYEDVMLIAIGKGIKQGHKTVRHDVDKVIYTNKI
- a CDS encoding winged helix-turn-helix transcriptional regulator, with amino-acid sequence MNGLNTGINIFMNTVGGKWKCLILFFLSQKPRRTKDFYLLMPTITQKVLTEQLKQLERDELVRREVFKEVPPKVEYSLTELGQSFVPVLNTMCEWGNTYATVQNLETEEQICCQHK